One Phragmites australis chromosome 23, lpPhrAust1.1, whole genome shotgun sequence DNA window includes the following coding sequences:
- the LOC133905647 gene encoding leucine-rich repeat extensin-like protein 5 yields MSIRVAVVLAMAAVIVTARQLDPSEAATPPSEAAASDNHALRFPGRPGSRPRNPIFPGFPGARPSPPTSGFPGTRPSPTPVPGGVPSAPVSQAPCPKAPLAPLPGFPGMPGIIGSTPSSPTDCVTPLAGLMTCGTFLTGSESETPTPQSECCSGLAAFLNTSSAGSAAGDGDRTLRCLCPVILGDVNKMLPKPVDPVRMMYLPIACGVVLPPQVLFICFTGQPTPPLVSRIPDAWENPSSAMSP; encoded by the exons ATGTCGATCCGCGTTGCTGTCGTGCTTGCCATGGCTGCCGTCATCGTGACCGCGCGGCAGCTGGATCCATCGGAGGCAGCAACGCCCCCGTCTGAGGCGGCGGCCTCTGACAACCATGCACTCCGGTTCCCGGGCCGGCCAGGCAGCAGGCCACGCAACCCCATCTTCCCGGGCTTTCCTGGAGCCAGACCGTCGCCGCCCACGTCCGGCTTCCCGGGCACGAGGCCATCGCCTACACCAGTGCCCGGCGGCGTGCCTTCAGCGCCGGTGTCTCAGGCGCCTTGCCCCAAGGCACCTCTGGCGCCGCTGCCGGGCTTCCCCGGCATGCCAGGCATCATTGGCTCTACCCCGTCGTCGCCGACGGACTGCGTGACGCCGCTGGCGGGGCTGATGACTTGCGGGACGTTCCTGACGGGGAGCGAGTCGGAGACGCCGACGCCGCAGAGCGAGTGCTGCAGCGGGCTGGCAGCGTTCCTGAACACCTCAAGCGCGGGGTCGGCGGCGGGGGACGGCGACCGGACGCTGCGGTGCCTGTGCCCGGTCATACTGGGGGACGTGAACAAGATGCTGCCCAAGCCGGTGGACCCCGTCCGCATGATGTACCTTCCCATCGCGTGCGGCGTCGTTCTCCCGCCACAGGTCCTCTTCATATGCTTCA CTGGGCAGCCAACCCCGCCGCTCGTCAGCCGCATTCCTGACGCCTGGGAGAACCCGTCTTCAG CCATGTCACCTTGA